A window from Plectropomus leopardus isolate mb chromosome 3, YSFRI_Pleo_2.0, whole genome shotgun sequence encodes these proteins:
- the LOC121941107 gene encoding retinoic acid-induced protein 2-like: protein MEGSDDVSVNMTQSQTDVCSAEVGGGGGGGGGGEIPSKVEEGVTPLAPADSCGSSAPGLSKGALSNLVEPPAPSVVSPTAETPGGVALKVATTVLHPVCLGDSPLMLPIHLQMAGAAGSQLGQMGAAPYLITSQSPVSLPLVLDQQVIQHMSPSVIPQTANNVLCQNPLTFGLPPAVDQKTAGQTQEANLLSLLQNPAFAAILQDLFPSQAGSSTCQSPGSTFFPLPPLTPPYTSPLAPLVPPATLLVPYPVIIPLPVPLPVPLPIPIPVPQTEDSKGNMPKPVCTVSKSTQTSPKDTTSPSLSSRKCTPSFQPQNASSLPLDEGQALDLSVRACPVELKQEYPSPQQDSVLDLSVPAVRKKCVQSDREVAFHSGQETSGTSLSLGVECTQSLDSKLLGSLASLEFSRQHKWVVDSSSGGSSSQQASLSGPGNLEIVSASQTAKVIVSVKDAIPAILCGKIKGLSGVSTKNFSIKRDGSQGASLQQLYAVPSASHGEQHDPNNPHKKVPKNRAIKLKKVNSQEIHFLPMKKQRLAALLPRK, encoded by the coding sequence ATGGAGGGCAGCGACGATGTGTCTGTAAACATGACGCAGTCCCAGACGGATGTGTGCAGCGCggaggtgggaggaggaggaggaggaggaggaggaggagaaatccCCAGTAAGGTGGAGGAAGGAGTAACTCCCCTCGCTCCTGCGGATTCCTGCGGCAGCAGCGCGCCTGGACTGAGCAAAGGAGCGCTGTCGAACCTGGTGGAGCCTCCTGCGCCGTCAGTGGTGAGTCCCACCGCTGAAACTCCGGGAGGCGTGGCGCTCAAAGTCGCCACAACTGTGCTGCACCCGGTGTGCCTGGGAGACAGCCCGCTGATGCTGCCCATCCACCTCCAGATGGCCGGAGCAGCCGGCTCTCAGCTCGGCCAAATGGGGGCAGCACCGTACTTGATAACAAGCCAAAGCCCGGTTTCTCTTCCTCTGGTGTTGGATCAGCAGGTCATCCAGCACATGAGCCCCTCTGTGATTCCTCAGACCGCTAACAACGTCCTGTGTCAGAACCCTTTGACGTTTGGTTTACCTCCGGCCGTCGATCAGAAGACAGCAGGACAGACGCAGGAAGCCaatctgctctctctgctgcagaatCCAGCGTTTGCAGCCATCCTGCAGGATCTCTTCCCGTCCCAGGCGGGTTCATCCACCTGCCAGTCACCAGGCTCCACCTTcttccctcttcctcccctcaCACCTCCCTACACCTCCCCTCTGGCGCCACTAGTCCCTCCTGCTACGCTCTTAGTCCCCTACCCGGTCATCATCCCCCTGCCAGTGCCTCTGCCCGTCCCTCTGCCCATCCCCATCCCCGTCCCTCAGACCGAGGACTCGAAGGGGAACATGCCAAAACCAGTTTGCACTGTGAGCAAAAGCACTCAGACTTCTCCAAAAGATACTACCTCTCCATCATTGTCTTCACGCAAATGCACGCCGTCATTCCAGCCACAAAATGCATCCTCGCTTCCTCTAGACGAAGGACAAGCTCTAGACCTTTCTGTCAGAGCGTGTCCGGTTGAACTAAAACAGGAGTACCCCAGTCCGCAGCAGGACAGTGTGCTCGACTTGTCGGTGCCTGCTGTGAGGAAAAAGTGCGTTCAGTCAGACAGAGAAGTAGCTTTTCACTCTGGTCAGGAAACAAGCGGGACGTCTTTGTCTCTGGGCGTCGAATGCACTCAGAGTTTAGATTCCAAACTCCTGGGAAGTCTGGCTTCGCTGGAGTTCAGCCGGCAGCATAAGTGGGTGGTTGACAGCAGCTCTGGTGGGTCCAGTTCTCAGCAGGCGTCTCTGAGCGGACCCGGAAACCTCGAGATAGTCAGCGCTTCGCAAACAGCCAAGGTCATCGTCTCGGTGAAGGACGCCATCCCCGCCATCCTCTGCGGGAAGATTAAAGGCCTCTCAGGAGTCTCCACCAAGAACTTTTCCATCAAACGGGACGGCAGCCAGGGggcgtctctgcagcagctctacGCGGTGCCGTCCGCATCACACGGCGAGCAGCACGACCCAAACAACCCGCATAAAAAGGTCCCGAAGAACAGGGCGATCAAATTGAAGAAGGTCAACTCACAGGAGATCCATTTTCTGCCCATGAAGAAGCAGAGACTCGCAGCGCTGCTCCCCAGGAAGTGA